One window from the genome of Elaeis guineensis isolate ETL-2024a chromosome 5, EG11, whole genome shotgun sequence encodes:
- the LOC105046309 gene encoding laccase-25, with amino-acid sequence MGRLVLILAIALVFVASMADAAVVEHTFHVGNLTVRRLCQSRVITAVNGRLPGPTIDVHEGDTVVVHVINDSPYNITIHWHGIFQILSAWADGPSMITQCPIQPGNSYTYKFKITGQEGTLWWHAHSSVLRETVYGGLIIRPRQGTKAYPFSKPDEEVPILLGEWWNANIVDLATQAFLTGDAMNVSDAYTINGKTGDLYPCSTEDIYELEVETGKTYLLRIINAALDNQLFFKIAGHRFTVVAVDASYTKPYKTDVIVIAPGQTVDALMVADATPASYYMAALPYISTTSPRPPVDNTTTTGIVLYKSASPSSQPVMPTMPSFFDNDAAFRFYSNLTGLCRPGDRTVPLHVDERMFVTVGLGRVACQPGQVLCNQTAGALAASMNNASFQLPTTMSILQAHYEGVEGVYTADFPDEPPVFFDFTNASDPSLQYLMFTSKSTKVKRLKYNTTVEMVLQDTAILGIESHPMHIHSFNFFVVAQGFGNYDQATAEKTYNLVDPQQRNTIAVPTGGWAVIRFTANNPGVWIMHCHFDSHLLLGLATAFEVDNGPTPESTLPPPPPDYPTC; translated from the exons ATGGGACGGTTGGTGCTTATTTTGGCAATTGCTCTAGTCTTCGTTGCATCCATGGCAGATGCTGCCGTTGTCGAGCACACGTTCCAT GTTGGAAACCTCACGGTACGACGATTGTGCCAGAGCAGAGTGATCACTGCCGTGAATGGTCGTCTTCCGGGCCCAACCATAGATGTCCACGAGGGCGATACCGTGGTGGTTCATGTCATCAACGACTCACCCTACAACATTACCATCCACTG GCATGGCATATTTCAGATACTGAGTGCTTGGGCCGACGGCCCAAGCATGATAACCCAATGCCCGATACAACCCGGGAACAGCTACACCTACAAATTCAAAATTACCGGCCAAGAGGGCACCCTGTGGTGGCATGCCCATTCCTCAGTCCTCCGAGAAACAGTCTACGGTGGTCTCATCATCAGACCCAGGCAAGGCACCAAAGCCTACCCTTTCTCCAAACCAGACGAGGAAGTCCCTATTCTACTCG GTGAGTGGTGGAACGCGAACATAGTTGACTTGGCCACGCAAGCCTTTCTAACCGGCGACGCTATGAATGTTTCCGATGCATATACCATCAATGGAAAAACCGGTGACCTTTACCCATGTTCAACAGAAG ACATCTACGAGTTGGAAGTGGAGACGGGAAAGACCTActtgctccggatcatcaacgcTGCACTCGATAATCAGCTCTTCTTCAAGATCGCCGGACACCGCTTCACCGTGGTAGCCGTGGATGCCAGCTACACCAAGCCCTACAAGACTGATGTGATCGTCATCGCCCCCGGCCAGACCGTCGATGCCCTCATGGTGGCCGATGCAACACCGGCGAGCTACTACATGGCCGCCCTCCCGTACATCAGCACCACTAGCCCGCGGCCGCCCGTCGACAACACAACCACCACGGGCATCGTCCTATACAAATCCGCCTCACCGTCTTCGCAACCCGTGATGCCGACCATGCCCTCCTTCTTCGACAACGATGCGGCCTTCCGCTTCTACTCCAACCTAACCGGTCTCTGCAGGCCAGGGGACCGCACCGTCCCTCTCCATGTCGACGAGCGCATGTTCGTCACGGTGGGGTTGGGCCGGGTTGCTTGCCAGCCTGGTCAAGTGTTGTGTAATCAGACCGCGGGAGCGCTCGCCGCCAGCATGAACAACGCGTCCTTCCAGTTGCCCACCACCATGTCGATTTTGCAGGCACATTATGAGGGGGTGGAGGGGGTTTACACGGCGGACTTCCCCGACGAGCCGCCGGTGTTCTTCGATTTCACCAACGCCTCCGATCCATCGCTGCAGTACTTGATGTTCACGTCCAAGTCTACGAAGGTGAAAAGGCTCAAGTACAACACGACGGTGGAGATGGTGCTGCAGGACACGGCGATACTGGGGATCGAGAGCCACCCGATGCACATCCATAGTTTCAACTTCTTCGTGGTGGCGCAAGGGTTCGGAAACTACGATCAAGCCACGGCAGAAAAGACCTACAACCTCGTGGACCCACAACAGAGGAACACCATCGCCGTTCCGACCGGCGGTTGGGCCGTCATCCGGTTCACTGCAAATAATCCAG GTGTGTGGATCATGCACTGCCACTTTGACTCCCACTTGTTGCTGGGGTTGGCGACGGCCTTCGAGGTGGACAATGGACCCACCCCTGAATCCACCCTCCCCCCGCCACCTCCGGATTACCCCACTTGTTAG